From one Lactiplantibacillus paraplantarum genomic stretch:
- a CDS encoding ATP-binding cassette domain-containing protein: protein MMRVAHLTYQFSKTGSPFFKDVSFQLKSPGVNFLIGQNGAGKTTLADIITGLRPAKGVLDLPKAAIYLNQQLPLLSSIRVRDVAQLVLGIEHGRLRLTTEQLQQLIDTQAYQFLAPLWDQHYGQLSGGQRKLVQLLLFLQVERELIVLDEPTAAVDRENVQLLFQVMQAHPERTYLLITHDVRDLHAFTDYQVLWLNNRQVTTLSKQAFETAGEQAEFVALFKTQ, encoded by the coding sequence ATGATGCGTGTGGCGCACTTAACATACCAATTTTCAAAAACAGGTAGCCCATTCTTCAAGGATGTGAGCTTTCAATTGAAAAGTCCGGGAGTCAACTTTTTAATCGGTCAAAATGGCGCTGGTAAAACGACCTTAGCTGATATTATCACTGGGCTACGGCCTGCGAAAGGTGTGTTAGATCTTCCTAAAGCGGCTATCTATTTGAATCAACAATTACCACTATTGTCGTCAATTCGTGTGCGGGACGTTGCCCAACTGGTTTTGGGCATCGAGCACGGACGACTACGATTGACAACTGAACAGCTCCAACAACTTATTGATACCCAAGCTTATCAATTCTTGGCGCCACTGTGGGATCAACATTATGGTCAGCTTTCTGGCGGTCAACGTAAATTAGTCCAGTTATTACTGTTCTTACAAGTTGAGCGCGAATTGATTGTTTTGGATGAACCAACAGCAGCGGTTGATCGGGAAAACGTGCAATTGTTGTTTCAGGTCATGCAGGCCCATCCTGAGCGGACCTACTTGCTGATTACCCATGATGTTCGCGACCTGCATGCTTTTACAGATTACCAAGTGTTGTGGCTCAATAATCGGCAGGTGACGACACTGTCCAAGCAAGCGTTTGAAACGGCTGGGGAGCAAGCTGAATTTGTTGCGCTTTTTAAAACGCAATGA
- a CDS encoding GH25 family lysozyme, translating to MVIRAKWRLMLLLLGCFLGGVGVVQAHAAVPDISEWQGQLTSTEVQSLKSQADFVINRVQYGSSYEDLYHTSNESLYVKYGVPFGSYDYATFTSTATAKAEADKFYQRANKNTKFYVLDFETTSMGSTAANAAVKAWYTEMRSLTSKKLIFYSYQSFATTYANTARQSFDAQWIANYSSKPTVSFSLWQYSSSYYLSSLGQYVDNSLYDSASVTTYHPLSWWTSGTSASSATSSTSTTYAYSSYTKGQHVYLNNGASSYYDGTKVPSSAKKKYYKVTATKSVTKSRSKQLVYLSGLNKWVLSQDVTGYWVGQHGLYQLREKSTLFKDVNLTTSTGKTLKKGGIYSGKLVKSGNFYRIKVSGGYITAKVSKSDHWYYESVPASGWIKTKVGLYTYKSSNFVKSNRHAYHAAGNRIKVTKVYSRSGGSRYYLTNKGNYVSANRSNVVTQ from the coding sequence TTGGTCATACGAGCAAAGTGGCGACTAATGTTGTTACTATTAGGTTGTTTTTTAGGTGGTGTCGGGGTCGTTCAGGCGCACGCGGCGGTGCCGGATATCTCAGAGTGGCAGGGTCAGTTAACGAGTACTGAGGTTCAAAGTCTGAAGAGCCAAGCGGATTTTGTGATTAACCGGGTGCAGTATGGGAGTAGTTATGAGGATTTGTATCACACCTCTAATGAGAGTCTCTATGTGAAATATGGTGTGCCGTTCGGGTCCTACGACTATGCGACCTTTACGAGTACCGCGACTGCCAAAGCCGAGGCAGATAAGTTCTATCAACGTGCAAATAAGAATACTAAATTCTACGTTCTAGATTTTGAAACGACTTCCATGGGGAGTACGGCAGCTAACGCGGCGGTCAAGGCTTGGTATACCGAAATGCGGTCGTTAACGAGCAAGAAGTTGATCTTTTATTCGTACCAGTCATTTGCAACCACATACGCCAACACGGCGCGGCAAAGTTTTGATGCCCAGTGGATCGCAAACTATTCTTCTAAACCAACGGTATCATTTTCACTGTGGCAATATTCGAGCAGCTATTATTTATCGTCACTAGGTCAATATGTTGATAACAGTTTGTATGATAGTGCTTCCGTGACGACATACCACCCGTTAAGCTGGTGGACTTCCGGGACTTCGGCATCATCGGCCACTAGTTCCACTAGTACGACGTATGCTTACAGTAGTTATACGAAGGGACAACATGTGTACCTCAATAATGGGGCGTCGAGCTATTATGACGGCACGAAAGTTCCCAGTAGCGCTAAGAAAAAATACTACAAGGTTACAGCGACCAAGTCAGTCACTAAGAGTCGTTCCAAACAGCTGGTTTACTTAAGTGGTCTAAATAAATGGGTCTTATCACAGGACGTCACCGGCTATTGGGTCGGCCAACATGGATTATATCAACTTCGTGAAAAGAGCACTTTATTCAAAGATGTTAATTTGACAACCTCAACGGGTAAAACCTTGAAAAAGGGTGGCATCTACAGCGGTAAATTGGTTAAAAGTGGGAATTTCTATCGAATTAAGGTGAGTGGTGGTTATATCACGGCGAAGGTCTCCAAATCTGATCATTGGTACTATGAATCCGTACCTGCCAGTGGCTGGATCAAGACGAAGGTTGGACTCTATACGTACAAATCTTCTAATTTTGTGAAGTCTAATCGACATGCGTACCACGCTGCCGGCAATCGTATTAAAGTAACGAAGGTTTACTCCCGGTCAGGTGGTTCACGTTATTATTTGACGAATAAAGGAAATTACGTTTCAGCCAACCGCTCAAACGTTGTTACCCAATAA
- a CDS encoding S66 family peptidase, which translates to MLKPAPLHQGDHVAVVSLSSGTLGEAARRHQLNQGLKRLQQLGLVPVMMPNTLKGRAVLKQHPELRAADLKQAFLDPNIRGIIAAIGGDDTYRTLPFLMSDLEFKTAVRQSPKLFTGFSDTTVNHLMFYQLGLQTFYGPNFLSDLAELGPTMLPYTADTWQRYFEVSQQMVINSSPVWYDERTDFSEAALETSRVRHVEAYHYEVLRGHGVVQGQLLGGCLDSFYDLLTTTRYPDEQQVAAQFNLIPRATAWRGKILFIETSDEQPRPDLFRRMLQRIRQAKILTNVVAVIVGKPQNEHYYQEYRNILIDETTDLNLPILYNVNFGHAFPRTALPYGAQAAVDFDQATLKVLEPWFNTH; encoded by the coding sequence ATGTTAAAACCGGCTCCATTGCATCAAGGAGATCATGTCGCCGTGGTCAGTCTTTCAAGTGGCACTCTCGGCGAAGCTGCGCGGCGACATCAGTTGAACCAAGGTTTAAAGCGGCTGCAACAACTGGGACTTGTCCCAGTAATGATGCCCAATACGTTAAAAGGCCGGGCTGTCTTAAAACAACACCCAGAACTGCGAGCTGCTGATTTAAAGCAGGCTTTTTTAGACCCTAACATTCGTGGGATCATTGCAGCAATCGGTGGAGATGATACTTACCGGACGTTACCATTTTTGATGAGCGATCTCGAATTTAAGACGGCCGTTCGTCAATCGCCGAAGCTTTTTACGGGTTTTTCGGACACGACAGTTAACCATTTGATGTTTTATCAGCTTGGCTTACAAACTTTTTATGGTCCCAATTTTTTAAGTGATCTAGCTGAACTGGGACCGACGATGTTGCCGTATACTGCTGATACTTGGCAACGCTACTTTGAAGTTTCCCAACAGATGGTTATCAATAGTAGTCCTGTGTGGTATGACGAACGCACAGATTTCAGTGAGGCAGCCTTAGAGACCTCACGGGTGCGTCACGTTGAAGCCTACCATTACGAAGTGCTACGTGGTCACGGTGTGGTACAAGGACAGTTGCTAGGCGGTTGTTTGGATAGTTTCTATGATCTGTTGACTACGACTCGTTATCCCGATGAACAACAAGTTGCCGCGCAGTTTAATTTGATACCACGAGCAACTGCTTGGCGGGGGAAAATCTTGTTCATTGAAACTAGCGATGAACAACCTCGGCCTGATTTATTTAGGCGCATGCTCCAGCGAATCCGTCAAGCCAAGATCTTGACTAACGTTGTCGCTGTCATTGTTGGCAAGCCACAGAATGAACATTATTATCAGGAGTATCGAAACATCCTGATTGATGAGACAACCGACTTGAATTTACCAATTCTCTACAATGTTAATTTTGGTCACGCTTTTCCTCGAACAGCACTACCATATGGCGCCCAAGCGGCTGTTGATTTTGATCAGGCGACTTTGAAGGTTTTAGAACCGTGGTTTAATACCCATTGA
- a CDS encoding EbsA family protein: MNNDKHTFKYQPMLASSVIVWSWTALVLMAGIIIWLEILKFKWWLLVIVALFVALVAVQISLRRVTINHNLIIFSTVLNHSWLVIPRDQLELIMPTRGGLKVQIDGNQYRFLMLKKARNQLIELATSR; this comes from the coding sequence GTGAATAACGATAAGCATACCTTTAAATATCAACCAATGCTAGCGTCAAGTGTGATTGTGTGGTCATGGACTGCATTAGTGTTAATGGCCGGCATTATCATCTGGTTAGAAATCTTGAAGTTTAAATGGTGGTTACTCGTCATTGTGGCCCTCTTTGTGGCTTTAGTTGCGGTTCAGATCAGTCTGCGACGGGTCACGATTAATCACAACCTGATTATTTTTAGTACGGTCTTGAACCATTCTTGGCTCGTCATTCCGCGTGATCAGCTCGAACTAATCATGCCAACGCGAGGTGGGCTGAAGGTCCAAATCGATGGCAACCAGTATCGGTTTTTAATGTTGAAAAAAGCGCGTAATCAGCTGATTGAACTCGCAACCAGCCGATAA
- a CDS encoding NAD(P)/FAD-dependent oxidoreductase — MQKQVTIIGSGIVGAVTAYYLSQDPDLNVTIYDEGIGQATKNSAGIISPWLSKRRNQRWYQLAKAGAALYPEIVADTQMGYSVYQQAGTIVTRADPDEQQALYDLALKRRQAAPQMGTIEKLTAEEVQERIPLLTAPQPGVFVSGGARVDGDKFAHNLLKYAEKRNLVRHKGKVRLGDQGQLLTVNGQQSYDTLILAVGAWLKPLLLPMKIVADVRPQKGQLIEMQLPETWADDVPVLMPEGERDFIPFTRSKLVVGATHENDQGYDLQVSSLVEDDLFASGLKLDANLTKDQITQVKVGTRAYTRDFAPFFGPIPDNPHILVASGLGSSGLTTGPMIGKLLADYVQTGAHDWDQYQRPIETYLAPAD, encoded by the coding sequence ATGCAAAAACAAGTAACGATTATTGGTAGTGGGATTGTTGGGGCCGTCACGGCGTATTATTTAAGTCAAGACCCTGACTTGAACGTCACGATTTATGATGAAGGTATTGGTCAAGCGACTAAGAATTCAGCGGGGATTATTTCACCCTGGTTATCCAAACGTCGTAATCAGCGTTGGTATCAGCTCGCTAAGGCCGGGGCTGCTTTGTATCCGGAAATTGTTGCGGACACGCAAATGGGCTATTCTGTTTATCAACAAGCAGGAACGATTGTGACCCGTGCCGATCCAGATGAGCAGCAGGCGCTATACGATTTAGCTCTAAAGCGCCGGCAAGCGGCCCCCCAGATGGGAACGATTGAGAAATTAACTGCTGAAGAAGTCCAAGAACGGATTCCACTGCTAACGGCGCCCCAACCCGGTGTGTTTGTGAGTGGTGGTGCGCGGGTCGATGGCGATAAGTTTGCACATAATTTACTGAAATACGCTGAAAAGCGGAACCTGGTCCGTCATAAAGGTAAGGTTCGTTTAGGTGACCAGGGCCAACTATTGACGGTTAATGGTCAGCAAAGCTATGACACGTTGATTTTAGCAGTCGGGGCGTGGCTGAAGCCGCTATTGTTGCCGATGAAAATCGTTGCTGATGTTCGGCCACAAAAAGGGCAGCTGATTGAAATGCAGCTGCCTGAGACCTGGGCTGACGATGTGCCAGTGCTCATGCCTGAAGGTGAACGAGACTTTATTCCCTTTACGCGCAGCAAATTGGTCGTTGGGGCGACGCACGAAAATGATCAGGGCTATGATTTGCAGGTTTCAAGTCTGGTTGAAGATGATCTCTTTGCTAGCGGGCTCAAGCTTGATGCCAACCTGACTAAGGATCAAATTACGCAGGTAAAAGTGGGTACGCGTGCCTACACGCGTGATTTTGCGCCATTTTTCGGTCCCATTCCGGATAACCCACATATTTTGGTAGCTAGCGGGTTAGGTTCATCTGGGTTAACAACAGGACCCATGATTGGTAAGTTGTTAGCCGATTATGTTCAAACTGGTGCCCATGACTGGGACCAGTATCAACGACCAATTGAAACTTATTTGGCCCCGGCTGATTAG
- a CDS encoding GNAT family N-acetyltransferase, whose translation MKLQIRRFQVTDAPAAAAMIAHTLLTSNRADYSEEYLYQLINQLTPTWLCQKAAMTHFYVGYCQHQLVATGAIGSYWGRPGEYSLFTIFVDPGIQGMGGGRQIIQTLEQDPYFGRAHRVEIPASVTARKFYQHFGYQLKPGETYPDDEGLYRLEKFPHESLG comes from the coding sequence ATGAAATTGCAAATTAGACGCTTTCAAGTGACAGATGCACCGGCCGCTGCTGCCATGATTGCTCACACTTTATTGACCAGTAATCGAGCAGACTATTCTGAAGAATACTTGTATCAGTTAATAAATCAGTTGACACCGACTTGGTTATGCCAAAAAGCGGCAATGACGCATTTTTATGTCGGCTATTGTCAACATCAGTTAGTCGCAACGGGGGCGATTGGTTCATATTGGGGACGCCCCGGTGAATACAGTCTATTCACGATTTTTGTTGATCCGGGAATTCAGGGAATGGGTGGCGGTCGGCAGATCATCCAGACGCTTGAACAGGACCCCTATTTCGGGCGAGCACACCGTGTTGAAATTCCAGCGTCCGTGACTGCCCGTAAATTTTACCAGCATTTCGGGTATCAGCTTAAGCCTGGAGAAACGTATCCGGATGATGAAGGACTTTATCGTTTAGAAAAGTTTCCGCATGAATCGTTAGGTTAG
- a CDS encoding ribonuclease HI family protein produces MQLYTDAATTPDNQRSAAGILIIDQGQQHQFKQVLPDSDNHTAEFLAAIAGFKTLLDSYGPQVSVFFYTDSQIVAESVAKGYSKTFSVELATLLHLQDQCQLVITQWIAESDNHGAHQLAQQGLHLSD; encoded by the coding sequence ATGCAATTATATACAGATGCCGCGACCACACCCGATAATCAGCGTAGTGCCGCGGGAATCTTAATTATTGATCAGGGCCAACAACACCAGTTCAAACAGGTCTTGCCAGACAGTGATAATCATACCGCAGAATTTCTAGCCGCGATTGCTGGCTTTAAAACTTTATTAGATTCTTATGGTCCCCAAGTCAGTGTCTTCTTCTATACTGACAGTCAGATTGTCGCCGAAAGTGTCGCCAAGGGTTACAGTAAAACCTTCAGCGTTGAACTAGCGACCTTACTGCACTTACAAGATCAGTGTCAATTAGTAATCACCCAGTGGATTGCCGAAAGTGATAATCATGGCGCGCATCAATTAGCACAACAAGGCTTACATCTTAGCGACTAA
- a CDS encoding GNAT family N-acetyltransferase — MIRAVQITDAPTIQKLNADQLNYDYPLISTTQNLARLLAQPERHILLAATSTDDRQVLGYVHAEVYLETYGPALFNILALAVSTTVQHRGVGRALMTALAQQARLYHVAGIRLNSGIERQGAHQFYQQIGYTATKLQKRFFLDLEFDQSPTE; from the coding sequence ATGATTCGAGCGGTTCAAATTACTGATGCCCCTACGATTCAGAAATTAAACGCTGACCAACTAAACTATGACTATCCCTTAATAAGTACGACTCAAAACTTAGCTCGCTTGCTGGCACAACCAGAGCGGCATATCTTGCTGGCAGCGACCAGCACCGATGATCGACAAGTTCTCGGCTATGTCCACGCTGAAGTTTATTTAGAAACCTATGGTCCAGCGCTATTCAATATACTGGCACTCGCCGTTAGCACTACTGTACAACATCGAGGCGTTGGTCGAGCCTTGATGACCGCATTGGCACAACAAGCACGGCTTTATCACGTCGCTGGTATTCGATTAAATTCTGGTATCGAACGTCAAGGCGCCCACCAATTTTATCAGCAAATTGGTTACACCGCGACTAAGCTTCAAAAACGTTTTTTCTTGGACCTCGAGTTTGACCAATCACCGACTGAATAA
- a CDS encoding formate--tetrahydrofolate ligase has translation MKDIEIAQQVTPEPITTIAAKAGLSVDQIDQYGSTKAKLKLPLPVKETKRKLILVTSINPTPAGEGKSTVTIGLGDALTKIGKSTMIALREPSLGPVMGMKGGATGGGYSQVIPMEDINLHFTGDMHALTAANNTLAALIDNHIQQGNQLGIDQRRIQWKRALDINDRALRHTVIGLGGATSGVPREDGFDITVASELMAILCLSENIADLKQRVNRIVIGYTHDRQPVTVADLKVGGAITLLLKDALRPNLVQTLAHTPALVHGGPFANIAHGCNSVLATQAGLNLADYTVTEAGFGADLGGQKFMDINVPAVGQAPNAVVIVATIRALKLHGGVALKDLATEDVAALKAGAANLGHHIHAMQRYGVPVVVAINEFTADTDAEIQAVKDYCADLGVDAVLADVWGRGGDGATDLAAAVVDLCDQPSQFQPLSPADADLKTKISDIVTKTYGGAAVEYSAKAQRQLRTFAKQGWDHLPVCMAKTQYSLSDDPKKLGAPTDFTINVREFVPKLGAGFIVALTGNVLTMPGLPKHPAALDMDISDDGKISGLF, from the coding sequence ATGAAAGATATTGAAATTGCACAACAAGTGACACCAGAACCAATTACCACAATTGCGGCTAAGGCTGGTTTGTCAGTTGATCAGATTGACCAGTATGGCAGTACCAAAGCTAAGCTCAAGTTGCCATTACCGGTCAAAGAAACGAAACGCAAGCTCATTTTAGTCACGTCGATTAACCCAACGCCTGCTGGTGAAGGTAAGTCGACTGTGACCATTGGATTGGGTGATGCATTAACTAAGATTGGCAAGTCAACGATGATTGCTTTGCGAGAACCCTCATTAGGACCAGTTATGGGGATGAAGGGGGGGGCCACTGGCGGTGGTTACTCACAAGTCATTCCAATGGAAGATATCAACTTACACTTTACCGGCGATATGCACGCGCTGACAGCTGCTAATAACACCTTAGCTGCTTTAATTGACAATCATATTCAACAAGGTAATCAGTTAGGTATTGACCAGCGTCGGATTCAATGGAAACGGGCGTTGGATATTAACGACCGGGCTTTGCGGCATACCGTGATCGGCCTTGGCGGAGCAACGTCGGGCGTGCCCCGTGAAGATGGCTTCGATATTACCGTAGCAAGTGAATTGATGGCTATTCTTTGTCTTTCTGAGAATATTGCTGACTTGAAGCAGCGTGTCAACCGGATCGTGATTGGCTACACCCATGATCGTCAGCCGGTGACAGTCGCTGACCTAAAAGTCGGTGGCGCGATTACGCTACTCTTAAAGGACGCGTTACGACCAAACTTGGTTCAAACGCTGGCTCATACCCCTGCGCTCGTCCACGGTGGTCCATTCGCCAACATTGCACATGGCTGTAATAGTGTGTTAGCGACGCAAGCTGGGCTGAATCTCGCCGACTACACGGTTACAGAAGCGGGCTTCGGTGCTGATTTAGGCGGTCAAAAGTTCATGGACATCAACGTACCAGCCGTTGGTCAAGCTCCGAATGCTGTAGTAATTGTAGCGACGATTCGGGCCTTGAAGTTGCACGGTGGTGTGGCGTTGAAAGACTTAGCGACAGAAGATGTAGCGGCCTTAAAAGCTGGTGCAGCTAATCTAGGGCACCATATCCATGCGATGCAACGTTATGGGGTGCCAGTCGTGGTGGCCATCAATGAGTTTACGGCCGATACCGATGCTGAGATTCAAGCGGTCAAGGATTATTGTGCGGATCTTGGTGTCGACGCAGTCTTAGCCGATGTCTGGGGTCGCGGTGGTGATGGTGCGACTGACTTAGCAGCTGCAGTAGTTGATTTATGTGATCAACCCAGTCAGTTTCAACCATTGTCACCGGCGGATGCTGATTTAAAGACGAAAATCAGCGACATTGTTACTAAGACTTATGGTGGTGCGGCCGTTGAATACTCGGCAAAAGCCCAACGCCAATTAAGAACCTTTGCTAAGCAGGGTTGGGACCACTTACCAGTCTGCATGGCTAAGACACAGTATTCATTGAGTGACGATCCGAAAAAATTAGGAGCGCCAACGGATTTCACAATCAACGTTCGTGAGTTTGTTCCTAAGCTAGGTGCCGGCTTCATTGTGGCCTTGACTGGAAATGTGCTTACCATGCCAGGATTGCCAAAACATCCAGCCGCATTAGATATGGATATTAGTGATGACGGTAAAATTTCAGGGTTATTTTAA
- a CDS encoding S66 family peptidase: MKIGYFSASTPITALSPKRYARARQFLATQGVVLVAGNLTGQRDSYRAGSIKKRAAEINALIHDDSLDVLMATIGGTNANSVLTLLDYDYLNQHPKTIVGYSDATAVLLAVQTHAPNCRLIYGPALVASLGAFEQDIVMATWQNFLAVYQAAPGQTVTEQAPAQWTDEAVNWETFDHPKRMYTNAWHYTAAPVLTGRLIGGNLNTMYGFFNSTYFPVLTGNELLFIEDAEKNAATLEKNFAMLALAGVFDQVSGIILGKHALYDDKGSGRLPIDILQEVLGERQVLPIIYDYDSCHTVPMISTPLGADVRIDAQAQTVTFSHF, translated from the coding sequence ATGAAAATTGGTTATTTTTCAGCATCAACGCCAATTACAGCGTTGTCACCAAAACGTTATGCCCGGGCACGCCAGTTTTTGGCGACTCAAGGCGTCGTGCTAGTTGCTGGTAACTTGACTGGTCAGCGGGATAGTTACCGCGCTGGTTCTATCAAAAAACGAGCGGCTGAAATTAACGCGTTAATTCATGATGATTCACTGGATGTCTTGATGGCAACGATTGGTGGTACAAATGCGAACTCGGTATTAACGTTGTTAGATTACGACTATCTCAATCAGCATCCCAAAACGATCGTCGGCTATTCGGATGCCACGGCCGTTTTATTGGCGGTCCAGACGCACGCGCCTAATTGTCGTTTGATCTACGGACCAGCGCTGGTCGCCTCATTAGGTGCGTTTGAGCAAGACATTGTTATGGCTACCTGGCAAAACTTTCTTGCAGTCTATCAGGCAGCGCCCGGGCAGACTGTGACGGAACAGGCACCGGCGCAGTGGACAGATGAAGCGGTCAATTGGGAAACGTTTGATCATCCGAAGCGAATGTATACGAATGCCTGGCATTACACGGCGGCACCTGTTCTGACTGGCCGTCTAATTGGCGGTAACTTAAATACGATGTACGGTTTTTTTAATTCCACCTATTTCCCAGTATTAACTGGTAACGAGCTCTTGTTTATTGAAGATGCGGAGAAAAACGCAGCAACGTTGGAAAAGAATTTTGCGATGTTGGCATTAGCTGGTGTTTTTGATCAGGTCAGTGGCATTATCTTGGGCAAGCACGCCCTGTACGATGATAAAGGTAGTGGGCGTTTACCGATCGATATCTTACAAGAGGTACTGGGTGAACGCCAAGTGCTGCCGATTATTTACGACTACGATAGTTGCCATACCGTCCCGATGATCAGTACGCCGTTGGGGGCGGATGTCCGGATTGATGCGCAGGCTCAAACGGTGACGTTTAGTCATTTTTAA
- a CDS encoding alpha/beta hydrolase, whose translation MSQLMTKLGQVDYQYRPAAPQQPTLLWLPAFGWDATDYNFKHLMAQLPSQVGLLAIDTIGVGRSIHNQMVRTTSNILANLEDVVHHEHVTKLLLIGHSLGASYAFLYAQQHLDSVCGLVLIEPPDIAMASQLLASVRPFIENYPKLAQQRQKLTLHQVLATVNPLNSMAEREKNARIDLAAYANPSILTEAQWLPQLVSELEVAENQVMAIPIRVLVTDKRFTAYQQSSWSQLGQLVHAPGQHYLHWTNEDFVRQQLLSTLAWY comes from the coding sequence ATGAGTCAATTAATGACAAAGCTCGGTCAAGTGGATTATCAGTACCGACCAGCGGCACCACAACAGCCGACGTTACTCTGGTTACCAGCATTTGGGTGGGATGCAACTGATTATAATTTCAAGCATTTAATGGCACAACTGCCAAGTCAAGTAGGGCTGTTGGCCATTGACACGATTGGGGTGGGACGCAGTATTCATAATCAGATGGTTCGCACTACCTCTAATATTTTAGCCAATCTTGAGGACGTAGTTCACCATGAACACGTGACAAAGTTATTGCTGATTGGTCATAGTTTGGGTGCCAGTTACGCGTTTTTATACGCCCAACAGCATTTGGACAGTGTGTGCGGCTTAGTATTGATTGAGCCGCCCGATATTGCAATGGCGTCGCAACTCCTCGCGAGCGTTCGACCGTTTATTGAAAACTACCCAAAATTAGCCCAACAACGACAAAAACTGACGCTTCATCAAGTTCTGGCAACGGTCAATCCTTTGAATTCAATGGCAGAACGTGAAAAAAATGCCCGTATCGATTTAGCTGCTTACGCGAACCCGAGTATTTTAACCGAGGCGCAGTGGTTACCGCAATTGGTAAGCGAGCTTGAAGTTGCTGAAAATCAGGTCATGGCGATACCAATCCGAGTTTTAGTCACTGACAAACGCTTTACGGCGTATCAGCAATCATCGTGGTCTCAACTTGGGCAACTCGTTCATGCGCCGGGGCAACATTATTTACACTGGACGAATGAAGATTTTGTCCGGCAACAACTATTAAGCACTTTAGCTTGGTACTGA